A segment of the Jatrophihabitans endophyticus genome:
GTCGGTCGGCGGCCGGTCGCGCCGCCACGCGAACTTCAGCGGGCCGTTGACCAGCGTGGCCGCGACGCCGATGCCGAGCAGGCCGCTCGCGGCCGCGGTCCGCGGCCGCCGCCGGCCGGTCGCCGACAGCGCCCCCGCGACGGCCAGCCAGAGCAGCGAGCGGTTGGCCAGGGTGCTCGCCGTCGTCATGACGCGGTCGCGCAACGGGGTCCGCCGCCGGGCCGCGGCGACCAGCAGTCGCCGGTCCCACCGGCCGAGCCGCACGCGCAGCGGTGGCGATCGGCGCGTCGCGGCACCGGGGCGACCGGCTCGACTCACTGCGCCCCGCGTTCGGCGAAGAACGTCATCGCGGCCGGGTTCTGCAGCGCGCCCGGGCTGACCGCGTCGGCGAGCGCGACGCCGGCGAGCACGCGCTTCACCGGTACCTCGCACTTCTTGCCGTTGAGCGTGCGTGGGATCGCCGCCACCGCGACGACCTCGTCGGGGACGTGCCGCGGCGACAGCTCGGCGCGGATCGCCCGCCGCACCTCCTCGCGCACCGTCTCGATCGTGGCGCCGTCGGCCAGCACCACGAACAGCAGCACCTGTCCCGTTCCGGTCGGGCCCGAGGTGTCGACGACGAGCGAGTCGGCGATTCCCGCCACGTCCTCGGCGACGGCGTAGAACTCGGCGGTGCCCATGCGCACGCCGCCGCGGTTGAGGGTGGCGTCCGAGCGGCCGTGGATGACGCACGACCCGCGGCCGGTGACGGTGATCCAGTCGCCGTGGCGCCAGACCCCGGGGTAGACGTCGAAGTACGCCTCCCGCAGCCGGCTGCCGTCGGGGTCGTTCCAGAACCCGACCGGCATCGAGGGCATCGGCGCGGTGACGACCAGCTCGCCGACCTCGTCGAGCACCGGCCGGCCCGCCGCGTCGTAGGCCTCGACCGCGCAGCCGAGCAGCCGGCAGGGGATCTCGCCCGCCCGCACCGGCAGCGTCGGCGCCCCGCCGACGAAGGCGGTGCACACGTCGGTACCACCCGACAGCGAGTTGAGGACGAGGTCGCGGCCGACCTGCTCGTAGACCCACGCGAAGCCGTCGGGCGACAGCGGAGCACCGGTCGAGCCCACGCTGCGCAGCGCCGCGAGGTCGAAGTCGCGACCGGGGTGGACCTCCGCACGTTGGCACGCCTGCAGGTACGGCGCCGACACCCCGAAGCACGCGACCCGGGCACGCTCGGCGAGACGCCACAGCGCGTCGGGACCGGGGTGGACGGGGTTGCCGTCGAAGAGCACGACGGTGGCCCCGACGACCAGCCCCGACACGAGCAGGTTCCACATCATCCAGCCCGTCGTGCTGAACCAGAAGAAGCGGTCACCGGCACGCAGGTCCAGGTGCAGCGCCAACTGCTTGGCGTGCTCGACGAGGATGCCGCCGTGCCCGTGCACGATCGGCTTGGGCAGCCCGGTCGTGCCGGAGGAGTACAGGATCCACATCGGCGCGTCGAAGGGCACGGGCGCGAAGGCGAGCTCGCCGGGACGGGCCAGGACGTCCGGCCAGCGCAGCGTGTCGGGCAGGGCGGCGTCGGGGTCGAGGTAGGGCACGAGGATCGTCGCGCGCAGGGTCGGCAGCTGCGCGCGCAGCTCGGTCACCGCGGCCCGGACGTCGAAGCGCTTGCCGCCGTAGTGGTAGCCGTCCACCGCGACCAGCACGACCGGCTCGATCTGGGTGAACCGGTCGGCGACGGCGCGGGCGCCGAAGTCCGGCGAGCAGGACGACCAGATCGCCCCCAGCGAGACGGTGGCCAGCATCGCGACCAGAGCCTCGGGAGAGTTCGGCAGCAGCGCGGCGACCCGGTCGCCGACCCCGACCCCGGCGGTGACGAGCGCCGCCCGGACCGCGCCCACCTCGCGACGCAGCTGGTCCCACGTCAGCGTGCGGCCCAGACCGTCCTCGCGCTCGAAGACGACGGCGGGGTCGTCGTCCCCGACCGGTACCGGCGGGAACAGCGCGTGCTCGGCGTAGTTGAGCCGGGCGTCGGGGAACCAGCGCGCGCCGGGCATCGTCGGATCGGCCAGCGCGGCACTGGGACGGGTGTGCCAGCGCACGCCGTACCAGCGCGCGAACGCCGACCAGAAGGCGTCGAGGTCGGCCGTGGACCACTGCCACATCTCGTCGTAGGTCCCGACGGTCACGCCGCCGTTCGCACCGAGCCAACGGCCGAACTCGGTGATGCGTGCGCCGGCGATGCGTTCGGCGTCCGGTTCCCACAGCAGCTCGCCCTCGACCGTCATGCCGGGCAACCTACCGGCCCCGACCTCCGCGCAATTGTCTATCATCACGGTAGACAAGATCAGCAGCCGCCGACCCGGGGAGTACGCCATGTCCGCAGAGTGGTCGTTCGAGACCCGCCAGATCCACGCCGGCCAGACCCCGGACGGTGAGCAGCACGCCCGTGCCCTGCCGATCTACCAGACGACGTCCTACACCTTCGACAGCACCGAGCACGCCTCGAACCTCTTCGCGCTGAAGGAGTTCGGCAACATCTACACGCGGATCATGAACCCGACGCAGGCCGCGGTCGAGGACCGCATCGCCTCGCTCGAGGGCGGGGTCGGGGCGTTGCTGACGGCGAGCGGGCAGGCGGCCGAGACCATCGCGCTGCTCAACATCGCCGAGGCCGGCGACCACGTCGTCTCCAGCGCCCGGCTCTACGGCGGCACCTACAACCTGTTCCACTACACCTTCCCCAAGATTGGGATCTCGGTGAGCTTCGTCGACGACCCCGACGACCTCGAGCAGTGGCGCGCCGCGATCCGACCGAACACGAAGGCCTTCTTCGCCGAGACGATCAGCAACCCGCAGATCGACATCCTCGACATCAAGGCGGTGGCCGGCGTCGCCCACGACGCCGGGGTGCCGCTCGTCGTCGACAACACGATCGCGACGCCCTACCTGATCCGCCCCTTCGAGCACGGCGCCGACATCGTGGTGCACTCGGCCACCAAGTACCTCGGCGGTCACGGCACCGCGATCGGCGGCGTGATCGTCGACTCCGGCAACTTCGACTTCGCCGCGTCGCCGGAGCGGTTCCCCAACTACAACCAGCCCGACCCGAGCTACCACGGCCTCGTCTTCGGCCGCGACCTCGGCGTCGGCTCCCCGCTCGGCGCGAACCTGGCCTTCATCCTCAAGGCGCGCGTCCAGCTGCTGCGCGACCTCGGCTCGTCGATCGCGCCGTTCAACGCGTTCCTGCTCTCGCAGGGCATCGAGACGCTGAGCCTGCGCGTCGAACGGCACGTGCAGAACGCGCAGGCCGTCGCCGAGTGGCTGACGCGGCGCGACGAGGTGCTGTCGGTCAACTACGCCGGGCTGCCCGGCAGCCCGTGGCACGAGCGGGCGGGGAAGTACGCGCCGCGCGGTGTGGGCGGCGTCCTGGCCTTCGAGATCGCGGGCGGTGTCGAGGCCGGCCGGCGCTTCGTCGAGGCGCTCGAGCTGCACAGCCACGTCGCCAACATCGGCGACGTGCGCAGCCTCGTCATCCACCCCGCCTCGACGACCCACTCGCAGCTGACGGTCGACGAGCAGGCCGCGACCGGTGTGACGCCCGGGCTGGTCCGCCTCGCGGTCGGCCTGGAGCACCTCGACGACATCCTCGCCGACCTCGACGCCGGGTTCCGGGCGGCGAAGAGCGCGTGACCGCGGGCCGGCGCGACGGCGGCCCGGCGGCGCCGTCGTCCGGTCGACGGTTCCTCGAGCTCGGCCCGGTCGATCTCGAGCTGGGCGGCCGGCTGCCCGGCGTGCGGGTGGCGTACGAGACGTACGGCAGCCCACGGCCCGACGCGGGCGGCGAGATCGGCAACGCGGTGCTCGTCCTGCACGCGCTCACCGGTGACGCGCACGTGCTGGGCGACACCGGGCCCGACCAGCCCACGCCCGGTTGGTGGGACGGTGTGGTCGGCCCGGGGCGCGCGCTCGACACCGACGAGTGGTTCGTCGTGGCGAGCAACGTCCTCGGCGGCTGCCGGGGCACCACCGGCCCCGCCTCTCCCGCTCCCGACGGGCGGGCCTGGGGGTCGCGGTTCCCGCCCGTGACGATCCGCGACCAGGTCGCGGTGGAGGCCGCGTTGGCCGACCGGCTCGGCGTGCGCCGCTACCGCGCCGTGCTCGGCGGCTCCATGGGCGGCATGCGTGCCCTGGAGTGGGTCCTGGGCCGGCCCGAGCGGGTCGGGGCCGCGCTGGTGCTGGCGGTCGGCGCCGCGGCCACCGGCGACCAGCTCGGCACGCAGTCCACCCAGCTTGCCGCGATCACCGGCGACCCGGGCTGGCGCGGCGGCGACTACCACGACACCGGCACGGCGCCCGAGCACGGCCTGGGTCTCGCCCGCCGCATCGCACACCTCACCTATCGCGGTGAGCGGGAGCTCGACGTCCGATTCGGCAACGCCGTGCAGGCCGACGGTCGCCACACGGTGACCTCCTACCTCGAGCACCATGCCGCCAAGCTCGTCGGACGGTTCGACGCGGGCAGCTACGTCACGCTCACCGAGGCGATGAACGGTCACGACGTCGGTCGCGGCCGCGGCGGCGTCGCCGCCGCACTGGGCGGGGTGACGGTGCCGACCGTGGTGGCGGGGATCGACACCGACCGGCTCTATCCGCTGCGGCTGCAGCACGAGATCGCCGACCTGCTGCCGGGTCCCGACGGCGTCCACGTCGTGACCTCCGACCACGGCCACGACGGCTTCCTCGTCGAGGCCGGGCAGGTCGGCGACCTGGTGCGGCTCACCCTGCAGCGCGCGGCCGAACGGTCACCGGCACCGTCGTGAGCGACCACGGCACCGCGAACGACGCCGCCGGCGGCCGGGTCACGCCCGGTAGCGCACCACCAGCCCGGCCGGCACGGCACGCGGGTCGCCGTCGGCCGGCTCGTCGTACACGTCGATCGCATCGTGGGTCGAGGCCCGGCCGACGAGCGTGCTCGACCCGCCGCCGTCGAAGACGATGCCCGACCAGCACCCGCGCCCCAGCAGGAAGGCGGTGAGCTCGGCGTAGCTGACGCCGGCGGAGTCCGCGGCGAACCCGTCCACCACACCGAGCACGACCTGACGGCCGTTGCGCGAGACGCAGGCGAAGGTCTCGGGGTTGCGGGGGCCGTCGACGACCTCGCCCCCGGCGTCGTCGAAGCGGCGCCCCTTGGCGATCAGGACGCGACCGCCACTGACCAGTGTCTGCGGGGTGCCGCCCGGGAACGTCGTGGCCAGCGTGAGCCGGTCGCCCTTCACCACCTGGCGATGCAGCCAGGTCGCCCGTGCGCCGCGGCCGCAGGCCACGAGCGCGACGCCCCGACCCGAACGCCGGGCGACGGCGGTCAGCGCGGAGTAGGTGGCCGCGACGACCAGCCGGCCGCGCGCATCGCGCGTGCCCGTCACCACGGTGCAGGCGCGACCGAATCTCGGCGCGGCCAACGCGGCGGTGACGAGGACGATGCGGCCGCGGGCAAGGTCACTGAGCGTGTTCACACCGAACAGCTGCGCCGTGGTGGCGCGGACGTGCTTGCGGGCGGCGCGGGTGATGGTCCCGGTCATGGTGAGCTGCCCGACGGCCGCGCGGCCGTGACGGACGTAGAGGTTCGCGTCCCAGTCGCGGCGCGGCGACTTGAGGATCTCGCCGTCGCTGATCACGCCGCCGCGCGGTTTGGCGCGCCGCGAGAACAGGTCGAAGAAATCGGTGTTGATGCCGCCGATCGCCCGCGCCCGGCGCACCTGCGTCACCACGGTCTGCCGTGGGGCCCCGATCGCGCCGTGGGCGACGGTCGCGGCCAGGTCGACCCTGCGGTTGGTCAGGTCGACGTGCATGAGCTCGGCCCGCTGCTGCCGACCGCTCGTACTGCGGAAGGACAGGAAGTTCACGGTCACCCCGCCCGCGAGCGTGCGGTCCGCGGGCAGGTCGTCCGCGCGGGCGCTCCGCGCCGCTCGTGCGGCGGCCGGGGGCGCCGTCGCCGCCGCGACACCGGAACCGAGCGTGACCACGAGGACGAGCGCACTAAACATAAACTTCACATAATCAGGGAACCGGAACGGTCGGCCGCGGTCAACCGGACGAATGCCCGCGAACCGGCCGAGCCGGCTGTGAATGCGGACACCGCCCCCGTTCGACCACTCCGGCAGGGGCGGTGCCCGGCGGTGCCCGGCGATCCCGGCCGTCGGCCCAGGCCCAGGCCCAGGCCCAGGGCTAGGCCGAGGCGACGACCCCGAGCTCGGCCGGCGTCGCGAGCAGCTCGCTGTGCGGCAGCACCCGCACCGTGTACCCGAAGCCGCCGGTGCGATCGAGCGGGATCTCGCCCTCGTAGCGGGTCGTGCCGTCGATCTGCTCGAGCACGCGCAGGGCGGCCGCCGTGGTCTCGGTGAGCCGGTCCTCGGCGTCGACCGAGCCGTAGACGGCCTCGACGGTGACGTCGTCGGTGGCCAGCCCGCCCAGGGCGACCTCGGCCCGCAGCGTCAGCGTCTCGCCGAGCTGCGCGTCGCCCTCGCCCGAGAGCTGGGAGTCGACGTGCAGCACCGCGACCGCCGGCCAGGCCGACACCACGCCGGCCCGCCACACCGCGAGCTGCTTGGCCGCCGCGTAGCCGTCGGCGCGCATGCGTCGCGACGAGACCGCCGC
Coding sequences within it:
- the metX gene encoding homoserine O-acetyltransferase MetX: MTAGRRDGGPAAPSSGRRFLELGPVDLELGGRLPGVRVAYETYGSPRPDAGGEIGNAVLVLHALTGDAHVLGDTGPDQPTPGWWDGVVGPGRALDTDEWFVVASNVLGGCRGTTGPASPAPDGRAWGSRFPPVTIRDQVAVEAALADRLGVRRYRAVLGGSMGGMRALEWVLGRPERVGAALVLAVGAAATGDQLGTQSTQLAAITGDPGWRGGDYHDTGTAPEHGLGLARRIAHLTYRGERELDVRFGNAVQADGRHTVTSYLEHHAAKLVGRFDAGSYVTLTEAMNGHDVGRGRGGVAAALGGVTVPTVVAGIDTDRLYPLRLQHEIADLLPGPDGVHVVTSDHGHDGFLVEAGQVGDLVRLTLQRAAERSPAPS
- a CDS encoding bifunctional o-acetylhomoserine/o-acetylserine sulfhydrylase — encoded protein: MSAEWSFETRQIHAGQTPDGEQHARALPIYQTTSYTFDSTEHASNLFALKEFGNIYTRIMNPTQAAVEDRIASLEGGVGALLTASGQAAETIALLNIAEAGDHVVSSARLYGGTYNLFHYTFPKIGISVSFVDDPDDLEQWRAAIRPNTKAFFAETISNPQIDILDIKAVAGVAHDAGVPLVVDNTIATPYLIRPFEHGADIVVHSATKYLGGHGTAIGGVIVDSGNFDFAASPERFPNYNQPDPSYHGLVFGRDLGVGSPLGANLAFILKARVQLLRDLGSSIAPFNAFLLSQGIETLSLRVERHVQNAQAVAEWLTRRDEVLSVNYAGLPGSPWHERAGKYAPRGVGGVLAFEIAGGVEAGRRFVEALELHSHVANIGDVRSLVIHPASTTHSQLTVDEQAATGVTPGLVRLAVGLEHLDDILADLDAGFRAAKSA
- a CDS encoding phosphodiester glycosidase family protein, whose product is MFSALVLVVTLGSGVAAATAPPAAARAARSARADDLPADRTLAGGVTVNFLSFRSTSGRQQRAELMHVDLTNRRVDLAATVAHGAIGAPRQTVVTQVRRARAIGGINTDFFDLFSRRAKPRGGVISDGEILKSPRRDWDANLYVRHGRAAVGQLTMTGTITRAARKHVRATTAQLFGVNTLSDLARGRIVLVTAALAAPRFGRACTVVTGTRDARGRLVVAATYSALTAVARRSGRGVALVACGRGARATWLHRQVVKGDRLTLATTFPGGTPQTLVSGGRVLIAKGRRFDDAGGEVVDGPRNPETFACVSRNGRQVVLGVVDGFAADSAGVSYAELTAFLLGRGCWSGIVFDGGGSSTLVGRASTHDAIDVYDEPADGDPRAVPAGLVVRYRA
- a CDS encoding acetoacetate--CoA ligase; its protein translation is MTVEGELLWEPDAERIAGARITEFGRWLGANGGVTVGTYDEMWQWSTADLDAFWSAFARWYGVRWHTRPSAALADPTMPGARWFPDARLNYAEHALFPPVPVGDDDPAVVFEREDGLGRTLTWDQLRREVGAVRAALVTAGVGVGDRVAALLPNSPEALVAMLATVSLGAIWSSCSPDFGARAVADRFTQIEPVVLVAVDGYHYGGKRFDVRAAVTELRAQLPTLRATILVPYLDPDAALPDTLRWPDVLARPGELAFAPVPFDAPMWILYSSGTTGLPKPIVHGHGGILVEHAKQLALHLDLRAGDRFFWFSTTGWMMWNLLVSGLVVGATVVLFDGNPVHPGPDALWRLAERARVACFGVSAPYLQACQRAEVHPGRDFDLAALRSVGSTGAPLSPDGFAWVYEQVGRDLVLNSLSGGTDVCTAFVGGAPTLPVRAGEIPCRLLGCAVEAYDAAGRPVLDEVGELVVTAPMPSMPVGFWNDPDGSRLREAYFDVYPGVWRHGDWITVTGRGSCVIHGRSDATLNRGGVRMGTAEFYAVAEDVAGIADSLVVDTSGPTGTGQVLLFVVLADGATIETVREEVRRAIRAELSPRHVPDEVVAVAAIPRTLNGKKCEVPVKRVLAGVALADAVSPGALQNPAAMTFFAERGAQ